One region of Gossypium raimondii isolate GPD5lz chromosome 6, ASM2569854v1, whole genome shotgun sequence genomic DNA includes:
- the LOC105774123 gene encoding uncharacterized protein LOC105774123: MGKEKEETLGNTNIEDANWLCSLSESELDLLISLKKLALKRASAIGHVQLAKKFDLKMLRALGFVLMECVKEKVKDLSVIPGMDENVTFLDSSNLLKCKVDEVMSIEELNECIAIETRKEFRKRPRGKDALVRSSKRRKADDDEDEETAEDYYPAFTFQDDK; this comes from the exons ATGGGGAAGGAGAAGGAAGAAACTTTAGGAAATACTAACATTGAAGATGCCAATTGGCTTTGTTCACTTTCTGAATCCGAACTT GATTTGTTGATTAGCCTAAAGAAGCTAGCCCTGAAACGTGCTAGTGCAATTGGGCATGTTCAATTGGCTAAAAAGTTCGATCTGAAGATGCTTCGAGCCCTTG GCTTCGTTTTGATGGAGTGTGTGAAAGAAAAGGTTAAGGACTTGTCAGTTATTCCGGGAATGGATGAGAATGTTACATTTCTTGATTCTTCCAATTTACTAAAATGTAAGGTAGATGAGGTGATGAGCATTGAAGAGCTAAATGAATGCATTGCAATTGAAACAAGGAAGGAATTTCGCAAAAG ACCGCGTGGAAAGGATGCCTTAGTTAGAAGTAGTAAGAGACGCAAAGCAGACGATGACGAAGACGAAGAAACAGCAGAAGATTATTATCCAGCATTTACATTCCAGGATGATAAGTAG
- the LOC105774349 gene encoding histone H3.2, translated as MARTKQTARKSTGGKAPRKQLATKAARKSAPATGGVKKPHRFRPGTVALREIRKYQKSTELLIRKLPFQRLVREIAQDFKTDLRFQSSAVAALQEAAEAYLVGLFEDTNLCAIHAKRVTIMPKDIQLARRIRGERA; from the coding sequence ATGGCTCGTACCAAGCAAACTGCTAGGAAATCAACCGGCGGCAAGGCTCCACGTAAGCAGCTAGCCACGAAGGCCGCTCGGAAATCAGCTCCGGCGACTGGAGGAGTGAAGAAGCCTCATCGTTTCAGACCAGGAACTGTGGCTCTTAGGGAAATCAGGAAGTACCAGAAAAGCACTGAGCTCTTGATCAGAAAGCTTCCATTCCAGAGGCTTGTGAGAGAAATTGCTCAGGATTTCAAGACTGACTTGAGGTTCCAAAGCAGCGCTGTTGCTGCTCTTCAAGAGGCGGCTGAAGCTTATCTCGTCGGGCTATTTGAGGATACAAATCTATGTGCTATTCATGCTAAGAGGGTTACCATCATGCCTAAGGATATCCAGCTTGCTAGGAGGATTAGAGGTGAGAGAGCCTAG